In the Ranitomeya imitator isolate aRanImi1 chromosome 2, aRanImi1.pri, whole genome shotgun sequence genome, tctttttctcctctttcaggttacatcgagggcttatctacagcattacagaatgctgtagataatccgctgatgactgtgagcttacctcaccatcgattttgggggtgacaggttccctttaatagcagcgttaatggagtgcgttacatcgTGGCattacgcggtccattagcgctgccattaaccctgtgtgagcactgactggaggggagtacggagcgggtactgactgcggggaggaaggagcggcgatGTTGCCAACGGACTGTgcctgtggcaatggtcgtgggcgttttgccacgaccaatcagcgacttggattccataacagacagaggccgctaccaatgaatatccgtgacagaaaaacagaagttacccttagacaattaccgtatatacaccccccggaagaaggctagcgccgaaacgcgcgtagggtccTGGGCACATGTAGGTATTGTGAGCCTCCACTATTATTGTATATTTTATTGATTTTATCCTCCATAGGTTTATGTAGTAAGAGTCTGTTTAGCCAGTGTGCAATTTATGCACCTTAATGTTCCCAGTAGCACTTTCCATTATAGTTATAGTGGCATTCCATCtatatgggcttatgtgcaattGTTTTTTTAGCTATGCAATATGAGCCTTGATGGTAGGTTTTGTTTCACTTAGCACtttcattatatattttttaatattatgcTTACATAGGCTTATGTGCAATCTAGGTATTGTGCAATATTGTCCTGGTTTTGCAATAATCTGTGGCACCTTATTTAGCACTTTACAGTTTAGCACTTTGTTATAAAATATCATATGAATTTTTGCCTTTTTGCACAtcgttttgctataaaaaaaaatttttttgcacatattttatgcatttttttgcacatattgatgcactatgcacttttttatgATCGCCATATAACTAACTAATTCTAAGGAACAATTTTGCAATATATTATACTTTGGAGGTTTTAAAATCTGATGACTATAAATTTTGCTAATATTGGTTGACGTCTTTTTTATACTATTACATTGTGCCCATATTTATCAGCTTTACTCGTATATATTTAGTTGTATAATTTATAAATAAttctaataaaataattttaaatactgtctttttttgcactttattcttGGGATGATTTATGTTTCATTTGGTGCATGACATTTTTTGTTGTACATATAAATGGTTACATGTTtgattaattaccgtatatagtagattgaaggcatactgaaccagcatggcttacacagcatcttgcagcggcatgatattctatttggtttgcgtttagttggaccatcatttatttttcaacaggacaatgaccccaaacacacctccaggctgtgtaagggctatttgaccaagaaggagagtgatggggtgctatgccagatgacctggcctccacagtcaccagacctgaacccaatcgagatggtttggggtgagctggaccgcagagtgaaggcaaaagggccaacaagtgctaagcatctctgggaactccttcaagattgttggaagaccatttccagtgactacctcttgaagctcatcaagagaatgccaagagtgcacaaagcagtcatcaaagcaaaaggtggctactttgaagaacctagaatataagacataatttcagttgtttcacattttttgttaagtatataattccacatgtgttagttcatagttttgatgccttcagtgtgaatgtacaattttcatagtcatgaaaatacagaaaaatctttaaatggaaggtgtgtccaaacttttggtctgtactgtacataaccaTAACTAACAACACACTATTTAATAGGACTTGTTCCACTGTCCCTAGTAAAAGACTAAAGCAGTAGAAAGTCAATATACTCAGGAGCTGGAAACATTTACTTTTAAGATCTTGAGTAAAGAGCCAGGAAATGGAATGAGCTCATGTTGTCTTCTGCAGTACTGTACATCTCTTACAAGCAGGGCTGCCCTTCCTTCAACAATGTCCTCAGACAATAACCTGTGTCTCTAGCTGCCAGTGAGAAAGGATAGCCAACAATGTGCAGGTTCCAAATTCAGGAATTACTCATTTTTTTACAAAATGTAGAtggacagcacggtggcgcagtggttagcacagcagccttgcagcgctggagtcctgggttcaaaccccaccaaggacaacatctgcaaagagtttgtatgttctctccgtgtttgtgtgagtttcctcccacattcaaaaagacatactgatagggaatttagattgtgagccccatcggggacagtgatgataatgtgtgcaaactgtaaagcgctgcggaatatgttagcgctatataaaaataaagattattattattatagttagcAAGGACTGTGCCTGAACATGGATGAGGTCTCTTTTCAAAAAGTTACAGCCAAGGTATCCAACTTGAACAGTCCAACTCAACACATATCCAGCAAGCTAGCCTATGGTataatgatatacagtggggcaaaaaagtatttagtcagtcagcaatagtgcaagttccaccacttaaaaagatgagaggcgtctgtaatttacatcataggtagacctcaactatgggagacaaactgagaaaaaaaatccagaaaatcacattgtctgttttttttaacatatttttttgcatattatggtggaaaataagtatttggtcagaaacaaacaatcaagatttctggctctcacagacctgtaacttcttctttaatagtctcctctttcctccactcattatctgtagtaatggcacctgtttaaacttgttatcagtataaaaagacacctgtgcacaccctcaaacagtctgactccaaactccactatggtgaagaccaaagagctgtcaaaggacaccagaaacaaaattgtagccctgcaccaggctgggaagactgaatctgcaatagccaaccagcttggagtgaagaaatcaacagtgggagcaataattagaaaatggaagacatacaataccactgataatctccctcgatctggggctccacgcaaaatcccaccccgtggggtcagaatgatcacaagaacggtgagcaaaaatcccagaaccacgcggggggacctagtgaatgaactgcagagagctgggaccaatgtaacaaggcctaccataagtaacacactacgccaccatggactcagatcctgcagtgccagaagtgtcccactgcttaagccagtacatgtccgggcccgtctgaagtttgctagagagcatttggatgatccagaggagttttgggagaatgtcctatggtctgatgaaaccaaactggaactgtttgttagaaacacaacttgtcgtgtttggaggaaaaagaatactgagttgcatccatcaaacaccatacgtactgtaaagcatggtggtggaaacatcatgctttggggctgtttctctgcaaaggggccaggacgactgatccgggtacatgaaagaatgaatggggccatgtatcgtgagattttgagtgcaaacctccttccatcagcaagggcattgaagatgaaacgtggctgggtctttcaacatgacaatgatccaaagcacaccgccagggcaacgaaggagtggcttcgtaagaagcatttcaaggtcctggagtggcctagccagtctccagatctcaaccctatagaaaacctttggagggagttgaagtccgtgttgccaagcgaaaagccaaaaacatcactgctctagaggagatctgcatggaggaatgggccaacataccaacaacagtgtgtggcaaccttgtgaagacttacagaaaacgtttgacctctgtcattgccaacaaaggatatattacaaagtattgagatgaaattttgtttctgaccaaatacttattttccaccataatatgcaaataaaatgataaaaaaacagacaatgtgattttctggatttttttttctcagtttgtctcccatagttgaggtctacctatgatgtaaattacagacgcctctcatctttttaagtggtggaacttgcactattgctgactgactaaatacttttttgccccactgtatatatatatatatacatatacatatagcaGCTTGTGTGATTCACAAAGTTACCAGATCTGATATTACTGGCTCACGTATTCCAAAAAAGACCTGCTGCCCCATACATGTTTTTCACAGAGGTACCTTGCACATGTTTGGCCACATAGTCATTGAGCTACTTCTATGGAGATCATTACTGTAGATGACGTAACCAAAAAACACTTCTAAGCCTGGATCCTTTTATGGAAGGATAACTCATGGTGAGCTGGAAAGTCACAGTAGGGCTCTCATCCGTTTTTCATTCTTTGCCAAGAGCAAATGTTATTCTTTTTAATTCATACAAGACTCACCTCCACTTTCTCCATGTCCTAGGTGGGGAGGCACAATGACCGTCCTCTTCTCTCCTACACACATTCCTATCAGACCCATATCAAGACCATCTATAACTTTGTTTGTGCCCAAGGTGATCTGCTGTGGATTTTCATATGAGTATCTGAAAGATATGGATAAGGTACAAATTTGCCTTTACcctaagatcacaaaaaatggagctgTGATGGGACCTAAATATTTGCTTCATACAAGAACACTAAAGTTTGCAGTGTCTGGAAATTGGAAAACAACCCTTGGGTCTGGGATTCCATGGTTTCTAGTTTGAAAGAGCACCCTTCTTTATATAAACAGATCACACACATCAAAAAATTATATTCAATGGTGTCCTGATGCCAAAAACCCAAACAGGCAAAAAAAAATTGAAGACAGAGTACTGTGCTACATACATCAGCTTGTGGCAGCTTCCAAGAAAAGTTGTAAGTCTCATCAAGGGTAACCCCCACTAATATGAACTTCTGGTCATGGCTACATTGGTAGGTATTCTTTAAGAAGTGATAAGAATGAATCCAACATAGTAGAGGAGTATGTGTTCTCCTACATGTCATTTGGTTGAAAACTCATGCTCCTCCACACATAGTCCTATTCTTACACTGTGGATAATTAAAGATGTCTACTTGTGCCATGACCATGGCCAGCAGATTCCTTACAGTGAAATCAATGTCATCTCCGTATGTTTGATCGTATCTTCAAGCAAAGAGTTGACTTGCATACTCACGATGAGAAGAGTATAGTCCCATCCAATAAGGAGCAGTTGTAGTGATACTTGATGAAATCGCCCGTTTTAGAAGTAACATTACAGATTTCTGGCTTGTGGATCACCTCCACATCAATTGAGTCTTTGGGATTATGGAAGTCAATCACGTGAACATCGAAGATCAACACAGCAGATCCAGGAATACTGTTTCCTAATTGTGGGAAATCGAGCGCATACAATTAGAACAATATGGATTAATTGATCTTCTGAAAAACCGTGCACAAGGTAATGTGATGCCTGTAAAGCTAAAGATCTATTGTGGTAGGTGTTTGATATTCAGTAGAAATGATGATTAGGTCTTAGATACTTTGTCACCTACCTGCTCCCTTTTCTCCATAGCCAAGATGTGGAGGAATGATGATTCTTCTCCATTCTCCTATACAAACGCCTTGAAGACCAGCATCCATGCCTTGAATAATGTAACCCATTccaatgtatgtgttgtatgtattATTCCTAGAGTAACTGCAGACAAAGGTTATACACTATATATTGCACACCAGTGCAGATGGAGAGCCCAAGAATTTTGAAGGATCCTGCTGATGAACAGTTCATTACAGGTAAGACCTACCTGGAATCAAACAACACTCCATCCATGAGGGTGCCATTGTAGTGGTAACGGACGTAGTCTCCCGTAACAGCCTTCCGCTTGCAGTCTTGGGGTACAACTTGGTTCTGTACTGTAATCCCATCTTTGGGGTTGTGAAAGTCTATCAGCAGAACATGGAACACCAGAGAAGCGTGTGGAGGGATGATTGATCCTAGAGAGAAGAACAACCAAGAATTACATGGAGAACATCCTTTAAAAAACACGCCCTGATATTGTATTGGGATTATCCATTTTGTTTTAGCTTATATTGCACTATATATTATATAGACTGATAGTAATGTAACGTGAACAGTTTCTAGGTACAATTTTGGGGTTTGGATTAATTTCATAATATATCTGTATAGTGGTCGTTCTTTTCTTTAATACTGAGCTACTACCTAGCCatacatgtaaggctacgttcacactagcgttgtgcgctgctgcgtcggcgacgcacaacgcaccgaaaaacgcacgcaaaaacgctgcgttttgcgacgcgtgcgtcgttttttgacgaaaatcggacgcaagaaaaatgcaacttgttgcgttttcttggtccgacgctagcgtcaaaaaagacgcacatgtcggaaaacgcaacaagcaaaaacgcatgcgtcccccatgttaaacataggggcgcatgacgcgtgcgtcgccgctgcgtcgcccgacgctagagcgacgcacactagccgaacgctagtgtgaacgtagcctaaaagagaaCATTGCCAACAGCCATTACTAAAGGGAGCTCTGTCACTTCCAAATGCAAGCTTAGCTACTTAAACATCTATGTAGGGACCTTAGCCCCTATAAtaacacatgtaaagcgctatggaataaatggtgctataataataagcaCTTTTAAGTGTTGCAGCTGTTTATACTTTTTATGCAGATGTAGGAGCTTCTGTGCGCCCTTGGAGTGGCCAACTGCTCAGTGCACAGTTATGCCCTCAGATTTTCATATCCAGCCCTGTGCTTGATCTTGATTGGTAGCCCTTGCTTGCTAAGAGCGAGTGCTCCCTCATTTCAAGCCTATGTATCCGCATGTGAACACTGACACTAAGGAGACCCGCACAAGATCACAGTGTCATCGCGCTCTGACCCCTGGCTCCTGCCAGTCTGTGGCTGCTGCTCACTACAGAAAGTGGAAGTGTAGCAGCGAGCTTCCGAGAGAAGCTAGAGATCAGAACATGCCTGCACTCACTAAGAGCAGTGCTGTGCTCCTCCAATATCACGCAGGAAAAGGGATTTGAATTTAAAAAAGCACGCCTCCCATCAAAGTTTCTATCCTCTTAGTATAGTGCaatcatatagcactgtgtacttacaattgctcattttgcctttctacctagtaaattcttctcttttctctgctctatgtagaaacaggaagtctcttttccctccaTGAATCACTCAGCCTCTTCAGCTCCTGACCCAGTTGGTCCTTCCTCCCCCTgctagggacttttgcagtgacttataactcacacagggaaaattgattgcctgtttctacatggagcttaGAAGGCTTCAGCTAGTCAATTTTAATTCAcgcgatgtcatagacctaatggaaaaggattcgctgggtagaaaagcaaaatgagcaattgtaagtacacagtgctatataatatgacgatTGGAATATGTTCAGAGGATAAAAATATTgacgggaggagtgcttctttaagcagTGCTCACTGTTGCAAGCGAGCGCTGTCGATCTAGATCAGGAACAGAGCCTGATATGCATCAGAGGCCACAAATGTGCACCAAGTTCTTGGTCATGCTAAGAGTGCACTGAAGCTCGCCCATTTGCATATGAAATGAAAGCAACTTTATCTGTAATGACAACACTAATGTGTATATTACGGATCTGATTTTTATAGCTCCCCTCTACCGAAGTAGCTGAATTTGCATTTGGGGCTAGCCAACTCCCTTTAAAAACTTAGCTTCCTCTATTGGGGGCTGCAggttatttttttacatatatagCCGTGCAAGTGTAAAGACAGAGCTCCAACCACAAAATAAATATATTAAGGCTCATCACTTCTGCAGGAGCGTAATACTCCCCTGTCTATTGGCTTCCTGCCTGGTGGGTGGTGCGCTCCAGATGATTGGCAGTTCCGCTTGGATAAAGTGTGCTCTCCGATGCTGATAGAGGTAgctttgcctatgcagcatcagaggAGCTAAGCTGGCTTTAGCGGACTGACGCTGACTTGACCCAGCAATCCAGCCAACTTCAGACCAGTACCTACAAGCTGTTTAGCAAAGAACTTACCAAGACAACCGACCAACTTCAATAAACTGCTGTGGTGGCCAGTAACCTAAACAACGATCAGTAAACTATAAAATTAGAAATCCATCCattcttgagaacagagaggattttttaataagttgcaaagttgcttatttttacaaATTGTGATTTTACCAATTATGATGATAAGAAACTAATCAGAACAGTACAGTAAGAAAATTAGTGAGACTATTTACCATATCCTTTTTCTCCATAGGCCAAAAATGGTGGTACAATGATTTTCCTCCTCTCTCCAGCACACATGCCCACTAAACCTTGGTCCATGCCTTTAATTAGCCATCCTGACCCCACATAGGTATCGTATGTTCCAGAGCGACTGTAGCTGTAGGGAAAGTTTAGATATCTTCAGTTGTTTTACAACATGAACAGATTTCAGATGGATTTTCAAAACTCCACGCACATTAGATTAACGCTCTTGAATTCAAAGTCCAAGAcaataaggctctgtgcacacgctgcagattttgctgcagatccgcagcgtttccacacagtttcccatgagtttacagtagaatgtaaacctatgggaaaccgaaaacgctgtgcccatgctgcggaaaaaaacgcgcagaaacgcagcggtttacagttcgcagcatgtcaattctttgtgcggaatccgcagcggttttacacctgctccataatagaaaaccgcaggtgtaaaaccgcagtggaatctgcacaaaaaccgtggtaaatcagcaataaatccgcaggaaaaacgcggtttttgccctgcggatttatcaaatccgctgtggaaaaatccgcagaggatcattctacgtgtgcacataccctaagagatttTCTTGTTTGCTCAATCCCTTTTTGTCCCGACCATAGGCCAGTGGACTAATGCTGACTGTAGATAAATGCTCTGAAGTGGATTATTACCTTGAGTCAAAATATGTCCCATCCATGAGCGTTCCGTTATAATGGTATCTGACAAAGTCTGTGTCTTGGATGGTTCTGTTACATTGGCTGGGCTTCTCTAGGGTTGTGATCTGCACCTCGTCTTTCCTGTTCCACAGATCCACCAAGATGATGTCGAAGTAGAGAGTAGCATCGGCAGGGATCATCCCGGCTGAGAATGAATGAAGTGTTAGAAGAACCTTATTGCCCCGAATCATCAAGCAATTTTTCTTATGTTTCAAAATTTTTGTGAAACTTGTGGTTTATACGCCTGTTCTGCCTACCTTTTGAAAGGTTAGCAGAGCTCAGGCATGATCAGGTGTGGCCAAGCAATGTGACAAGTTCATCATATTTTTTGACACACAAGTGATGTGAATGTACTCCTGTCCCTGGCCAACATACGTTTCTGGTGGTGCGCAGttgaaagatgcaccaaattcataaaATTAGTGCATTCCACTCCAGCACAATATTAATCAAGACCATTGTACAAAATGCCAGTCTTGATTAATTGGGCCATAGATTGGGTAGACTTCTAGATCGGGTGGACTTCTGTGTCATATACCATCTAGTTGGGGGCAACATAATGACTCAACAACATGGTGGAA is a window encoding:
- the FKBP10 gene encoding peptidyl-prolyl cis-trans isomerase FKBP10: MIFNSLIVWLQFLILCVSSESGPLEDVVIDRYDIPKICPREVQMGDFVRYHYNGTLKDGQKFDASHDRGIAVAGFVGIGRLITGLDRGILGMCVNERRKLIVPPHLGYGSIGVPGMIPADATLYFDIILVDLWNRKDEVQITTLEKPSQCNRTIQDTDFVRYHYNGTLMDGTYFDSSYSRSGTYDTYVGSGWLIKGMDQGLVGMCAGERRKIIVPPFLAYGEKGYGSIIPPHASLVFHVLLIDFHNPKDGITVQNQVVPQDCKRKAVTGDYVRYHYNGTLMDGVLFDSSYSRNNTYNTYIGMGYIIQGMDAGLQGVCIGEWRRIIIPPHLGYGEKGAGNSIPGSAVLIFDVHVIDFHNPKDSIDVEVIHKPEICNVTSKTGDFIKYHYNCSLLDGTILFSSYSYENPQQITLGTNKVIDGLDMGLIGMCVGEKRTVIVPPHLGHGESGARGVPASAVMKFEIELIHREEGVPDGYLFIWLADTPNNLFEVMDLDKNGEVPLEEFSTFLKAQVEEGKGRFLPGVDREKSITDMFINQDRNKDEKITVDELKLKTEEEEERVHEEL